The Rosa rugosa chromosome 1, drRosRugo1.1, whole genome shotgun sequence genomic sequence cacccaacgtaatttcactcgtattcattaacAGAacagagttttaattatttcgggttcgacccattcaagaccgaatgtgtctcttaattacaatctcTTGTTACAAGAGTGttaccctttgattccatttataaagaaaccaatgtgtgtttgtttgtttttgcggctgcacccgaaTTTTGGAATGAGTTGCCTACGTACTCGGGaggggatcaagccactcgtagttcaagagttccaatgagtgaatgacccATTAGAATGCTTGGATTTTTGAAATAGGAATAGTGTTTGggatgcggttgcatctagattaTTTGattctagattgcctacatacccttgcgggatcaaaccacatgtagttccaacatttgagatttaaatgggtagatgacccatttgtTCTCGGATTTGTGTTTGAGATATTTGTGAGGGTTTAGTGCCCTTGAATTTGCTTTTGGGTAATTTGggaatgattttatttttttggtgtttgggtgaatttgactggtggagtcacaGATTCGGATTGGCTGAATTTGACTAGTGGAGTTAGGGATTCGATTTGaatttgtggttgcatctagtgggtcgctagattgcctaTATACCAtttgaagggatcaaaccagtGTAGTTCATGTTTTTTGTGGCTTTGAGctttcttggttttgtaccaaaaGGATTTTCATTTTGGGTTTCGAAGCATTTTTTCATGAAACCAATGCTCGGGTATTTACTTTGGACACCCGTAGCGTCGAGTAAACTCTGAGTCGCACTTTTAAATTTTCATTTGAATCCCGGAGACACCCATCaagcttttctttttctcttttggacACCCAGATTTATTATGGGCAGCCACTGGAAGCTTCTTGGAGGCCCAGCTGCTAGGACTTCACGCCAACAAGGAAGATGCTGTTCCATTTTTTTgctccctttctttctttcttctcttagCCAAACCCGGACGACCTCGAACAAGGCATACCTTTGCCAATCGATGAAGGACTTTGAGATGGATTTGGAGATGCAACATGACTTGGAGATGGAGACGAGCCTGGGTCTTTGTCAAAACAGAATTTCTCAACCATGGAAGCTTGCAATTGGCTTTATCGCTTCTTAGTGAGAAAAATTGGGTGAGGACCCTCTCCATTTTGTTTTTTGCTTCTAGCTTTGTAATTCAAAGACTCAGGTGCTGACATGCACCCTTTATAGTAAATGTTGACAGGGTATCCACCACTTAGGAGTTTGCTTCTTCACCTTTTGATGTTCGATTTGGCTTCTGCATTTTATTGAACAAATGGTGTGTTTCGAATCGCCGTCAAATTAGTAGCAAAATTCCCGTCTTTGATCACAACTCAGGTATATATGTAAAGCtccattttttttctgtaatggATTAACCCAATAACATGTATTCGGAACTTGATTTTAAGAAGAGATATTAAACTGGACTCCATGCTTTCACCGACAACTCTCCTTCAATTAACTCTCTTTGGTTTTGCTTGTAGGACAGTTCTTGCTGACATAGAGTGATAAtggttcttcttttgtttttcaattgtgatcAATAAAGGAACATGTTCTTTGTCTCCATCCGACTTTGTTTTCCTTGGCTAGAATACATTTGTCTCCATCCGACTTTATTTTCCTTGGCTAGAATACATTTCCTGCAATTgccttcatattttatatttgtttttctttatgtGCCAATACCTTTTGGAGGAGTTTAAACAAAACAATTCCCTTAGCCAATACGTGACTTTGCAAGGGATAATATTGTTCATGTTTTGTTAATATGCAAAGGCCAaaacttgttttctttcaatAACTTGGTCACCACTTTGACGTAAAAGCTCTGCATAATATAAATGCAAAGCTTTGCTGCAAGTGTCGTTTTAGACGGcaatgacctattggtctgaaattttgaagtacagggactaaacgttagaagtccaaaacaaaataagaaagtAGTACAGGGACTATTAATAATAACATTAGAAGTCCTACAATTAATTGAAAGTAGTAcgtcaaaataagaaaaataaaatattaaattcATCATACTTATTATTAGCAATCTCAAAATGTgggaataaaacaaaaaaaacaaaccgtGCATGTTTGTTGAGGTGGAAAACAGGCTAATCAAAGcccaaaacaaaacaagcaaCATATGGTCCATGAGATATACAAACCTAAAACACCCGCATCCAATGGCTTAGATTCCCCCATTGTGCTCATCATTGCCCTCTTCTTCACTTCACCGTCTTCCTCCTCTCTTCTCTATCTTTTATcgacaaataaaagaaaaaaaatggctGCATTCATTTTGACCATCCCAGTTCTTGCCTACTCTAAATTCGATGCTCATAAAATCAGTTCTTTCCAAATTTCTTGTGACCCAAAATTTGAGTGACAATCCCATTTGGTTCTTCTGCTTTTTCAATTGAAACCCAACTGAAAGCTTCAATCTTTCTGTATGGCGTGGTTTGGTTTTTGTTGAATTAGTTTCAagaggaaagagagagggatagatatgaagagaggagagagagataatgATGTTGGGACTACAGATTAATGGATGATGTGAGGAGAGACTAGAGAGAGAATCCAGCCATCGTgcgtcgaggagagagagacggTAGGAGAGAGGAGAACAGATGCATCCGAGTTCCCCGCCCAGCGCCTAGCCAAACGCCCAGGCCGCCCAGCGCCCGCCTACCCCGCCTAGGCGCCCGTCGAAACGCAACCCGATTTCCCTTGTCGCCTAGCCCAAACTCGGAGCGGCCACTCAGCGCCCAgtgcctaggcgccgcctaggcggGCGCCCAGaccgatttttagaacactgctAAAACCTCAGTTAAGTCGCgacgaaatgtctattatgccctcagttctttttttttaaataaatttattcctttctcttttttttatttattgttttttctttattttattcttttttttttctttctttattcagagagagagggatccgaggaaggaggaatcgaatacatgaagaaacaaatagaaagaaagaaagggaaaaaaaaaatccttttccaaaaaaataaataaattaattaattaaaaaaaagaactgagggcataatagacatttcaccACGACTTAACGAAGgttttagacggcaaggacctattggtccgaaattttgaagtacagggactaaacgtgtgaaattagaaggtcagggactgaagtgttttatggtcaaaagctcaaggactaaacagtatttagtccttttcTTTTTACAAATAAAGCACTCATGTTCTCGTTTAGTGAGATGGGCCTcatatctgattttttttatttatttaaacacATTCacacagataaaaaaaaaatctgtgtGCAAGTAGTATTAGCAACACCAGTAATAAGTACGGATTGTGTTAATCCGTCGTTGTATTGTGTAAATCGACGTATTCATATGAATTTCTATGAAATACTATAATTTCATACGGATTCTCATCCGTGTGTGATGGGAGTTTTTCTAGTAGAGGAAATGAGCAGTTTTGGGTGTGATTTGATAGACTATAAATATTAGTAGTATTAATTGGATGTCAATATTTAATGTTTCAGCAGTGTTGAATGGATTACTTTTTGGGGTATTTTCCTTGTAATTAAGGAACctgatgagtttttttttttttttttttttttttttttttttttttttgtgagtaAAGGTACTGAACTTCATTGATACTTAAGAAATGGAATTACAATCATGCTGcaatacatcttgtatgcaTTCTGGGACTCTATTAAGGAACCTGATGAGTTAGATAGTAGTAGTCCTTCAGATAAGTTTTGAAATGCTATATTTGACAATGAATATATGTTTGTCAAGTTCTAAATCTGATTAATTTATTGCATTGTAGTAATGAGTTAATGTGATTACTGCATGCATAACAGTAACCTGAATATATAGTTTATTCATTACCAGAATAGCAGTAAAAGTCTAGTAGATGGCCGGAGACTGATGGTACATTTTCCTGTTTAATCGATCCTAGCAGTTTTAGCCTTTTAGGTGCTGTAATCTCCGCAATTGGTGCTAATGCAGCTGGATGTTTTCCATTCAGTAATTGTTTCTGCAAAGAAAGAACTAGCTGGTCTAaatagaatgaaaaaaaaatcccagaaGTGATCTTTGGGCTTGAAAGTTGGCCCCATCTGAAGTCCAAAAATATCATTTAAATGGCTTAAAATGAGCCCATGTAAGAAAGTTAGAGATCCAGACACCCCTTCCTTCTTCAAAAACGTGGTAAGAAGGCTTAAGTTAGAAATTTTGGCAGCCCATATCTGTTGACAACAGGTATCAATTTAAGCCACCTCTCctctataatttttttctttcatataGACATTCCAAGCTTCGACAAACCTCATTTCTATCTCTATCATCTTTTTATTTTACATCACGAAAACATAACAGGTTAGTAAAGGGTGTCAAAAATTTCGTTTAATACTATTATTTGGATTTTTAAGAGTGATACCTGAACTGACCACTCTCCCAAACCGTCCACTTAATTAAAGACATGAATGGTAGAGTCGGACTCAATCGTGTTTACTTTTGCATGATGCAAGCCGTATTCATAATTTTTCTCCTTTTGGCAGGGTTGATTTTGAAGACGTGCCACATGCGACCGCATTGGCcttccgaaaaaaaaaaaaaaaaaaaaatcacacacGCAGACACATTCAGAATTAGGTtgttgggtttggattttggtcTCAAGTCTAATATCACCAACAAACCTAAAAGTAATGCATTTTCGTTATTTTCACACTACACTCGTTCTTGCAATTTCCAAATACGTGAATGCAACTTGGTTCCATACGCATGATATGATAGTTCATTGAAAACTTGCATTTATCCATTATTGGGACAAAATATGAATTGGGTCTGCTAGCTGAAATATTTGGGCTTCAACAGATCTCACTAAGCAATATTCACTAATTTAGGCAAATCTGTGTAAATAATTTGATTTAAAGATTTACGTACAGTACTATACCATTGTCTGTTTTCTTGCCATCTATTTCAAAGACTTGCAGTTGCGATAACTTTCTGAAGATTTAGATAAAATTCAGAATCTTCGGGTCTATCTGCTGTGTGCTGTACTTTTTTTACTCGTTTGCCAATTTTCCTTACACGCGTCGCGTCCATAATGGCTTTAATTTCCAATAATTGAATTCTTAgatattttccaaaaatatatTCGTCCACGTATGGAGTTTTGTATTTTAATAACCTTCAATCTTGTTTCCTTTTGCCTCCACGTAGCGTATCATAATTGGCCCATAAAAAGGGCCAAAATTTATTACAGATAAAATTGCAGTTTGTACCAACTTTAGCATTTCAGATAAATTtcctgtttttttctttttagacgCAAATCCCACCCAATCCTCCATTTCCCTCCAACACTAATGTCCACTCAATTATCTCCGGCCATCATGCACAGAATTTCCGGGTGGAAACCCACTATTACTTGGATATCCCATGAAACCGACTTGAATCgttgtttttgggttttcaagTGCTAATACCTCCATTATTCCTAAACTGGGGTCTCTTTAATTACCATTTACAAAATGTTGATCTTCTTCTATAATCAGTAGCAAAATTTGATTCCTTTCTTCCCCCCTCCCCACCAGGGCCTTGGCCATCTCCTACGTACCAAATCTCAATGTTTCTTGGCCTAAACTGATCGATCCAGAATTTTTCATCATATTCCTGTACAAATCAACAACATCTGAGCTATGGAAGAAGCAAGGCAACAACAACACCAGCCAGAAAAACCCAACACACATTCGGCGCCGAGAAACATTATATTTGACAAGTATGAGATGGGAAGGTTTTTGGGCCAAGGCACCTTCGCCAAAGTCTACCATGGCAGAAACCTCGCCACCAACGAAAGCGTAGCCATCAAAGTGATCAACAAGGAACACATCAAGAAAGAAGGTCTCGTGGAGCAGATCAAGCGCGAAATCTCCATCATGCACTTGGTTCATCACCCCCACATCGTCGAGCTCAAAGAAGTCATGGCCACAAAGACCAAGATCTTCTTCGTCATGGAGCACGTCAAGGGCGGCGAGCTCTTCGAAAAAATAGCCAAAGGGAAGCTCAAAGAAGATGTTGCACGTAAGTACTTTCAGCAATTGATAAGCGCCGTGGATTTCTGCCACAGCCGCGGCGTTTCGCACCGTGATTTGAAGCCGGAGAATCTTCTCCTAGACGAGAATGAAGACTTGAAAGTCTCAGATTTTGGGCTGTCGGCGTTGCCGGAGCAGCATTGGAGTGACGGCATGCTGCACACGCAGTGCGGCACGCCGGCGTATGTGGCTCCGGAGATTTTGAGGAAGAAAGGGTACGATGGAGCCAAGACGGATTTATGGTCTTGTGGCGtcgttttgtttgtttttcttgctGGATATCTGCCGTTTCAGGATGAGAATGTTATGAAGAGTTATAGGAAGGTTTTCAAGGCCGAGTACCAGTTTCCGCCATGGATTTCTGGGGATGCAAGGCGTTTGATAAAAAAGCTTTTGGTTGTTGATCCAGAAAACAGGGCTTCCATTTCAGAAATAATGAAAGACCCTTGGTTTCAAAAGGGTTCTTCCAATTTAACCAAGCTGAGTGTagatga encodes the following:
- the LOC133725007 gene encoding CBL-interacting serine/threonine-protein kinase 25-like translates to MEEARQQQHQPEKPNTHSAPRNIIFDKYEMGRFLGQGTFAKVYHGRNLATNESVAIKVINKEHIKKEGLVEQIKREISIMHLVHHPHIVELKEVMATKTKIFFVMEHVKGGELFEKIAKGKLKEDVARKYFQQLISAVDFCHSRGVSHRDLKPENLLLDENEDLKVSDFGLSALPEQHWSDGMLHTQCGTPAYVAPEILRKKGYDGAKTDLWSCGVVLFVFLAGYLPFQDENVMKSYRKVFKAEYQFPPWISGDARRLIKKLLVVDPENRASISEIMKDPWFQKGSSNLTKLSVDEENEKKEKTGDKSTSATTNDSSESPPFFNAFEFISSMSSGFDLSNMFEKKKRTGSMFTSKCSAAAIKAKLQVVAEMLNFRVLSEKEFKVKLLGKVEGRKGKLAVAAEVFQVAQEVAVVEFSKLSGDTLEYTKFCEEDVRPALKDIVWTWQGEENNSSQKVVGNVCQQS